A window of Blastocatellia bacterium contains these coding sequences:
- a CDS encoding recombinase family protein, with amino-acid sequence MALVGYARVSSVGQTLDVQLDKLKHCHKVFQEKLSATSAKRSRLRACLEYVREGDILVITRLDRLARSTLDLCQIALELERKQVNLQVLDQNINTSDATGRLLFNMLGAIAQFETEIRAERQMDGIRKAKQLGVKFGRKSSLTSKQITEVQQKRKQGIMIKTLMKDYNLSKSSLYRYLSKSIAP; translated from the coding sequence ATGGCATTAGTGGGATATGCTCGTGTTAGTTCTGTTGGTCAAACTCTAGACGTTCAACTAGACAAACTAAAACATTGTCACAAGGTTTTTCAGGAAAAACTTAGTGCAACTTCAGCCAAACGTTCTAGGCTAAGGGCTTGTTTAGAATACGTCAGAGAAGGGGATATTTTAGTTATTACTCGTTTAGATAGGCTTGCTCGTTCTACTCTAGATTTGTGTCAAATAGCTTTAGAACTTGAACGTAAACAGGTAAACCTCCAAGTACTTGACCAAAACATTAATACTAGTGATGCTACTGGGCGACTTCTTTTCAATATGTTAGGGGCTATTGCTCAGTTTGAAACTGAAATACGGGCTGAACGTCAAATGGATGGTATAAGGAAAGCTAAACAACTTGGTGTTAAATTTGGTAGAAAAAGCTCTTTAACTTCTAAACAAATTACTGAAGTACAACAAAAACGCAAGCAAGGCATTATGATTAAAACTCTTATGAAAGATTATAACCTCTCTAAGTCCTCTTTATATCGTTATTTAAGCAAATCTATCGCTCCTTAA
- a CDS encoding helix-turn-helix transcriptional regulator: MIKNERQFRITKTQRNKFAQALNEILAPENKQPQIHPLLQKAQEDALKSQLIELEEQIKEYEELKTGKTKLEIKSLEDLPNLLIKARIAAGLTQKDLAIRLGLKEQQIQRYEATEFASMNFSKLIQIIKIIGLTVPEQLLFSLTKIGNQQNNTNLTA; the protein is encoded by the coding sequence ATGATAAAAAACGAACGCCAATTTCGCATCACAAAAACCCAAAGAAATAAGTTTGCTCAAGCTCTAAATGAAATTCTTGCACCTGAAAACAAACAACCACAAATCCATCCACTACTACAAAAAGCACAAGAAGACGCTTTAAAAAGCCAGTTGATAGAACTAGAAGAACAAATAAAAGAATATGAAGAACTTAAAACTGGAAAAACTAAACTAGAAATCAAATCACTAGAAGATTTACCAAATTTATTAATCAAAGCTAGGATTGCGGCAGGATTAACACAAAAAGACTTAGCTATAAGGTTAGGACTAAAGGAGCAACAAATCCAACGCTATGAAGCAACCGAGTTTGCTTCTATGAACTTCTCTAAACTTATTCAAATAATCAAAATCATAGGCTTAACAGTACCAGAACAATTACTATTTTCCTTAACTAAAATCGGCAACCAACAAAATAATACTAACTTAACTGCATAA
- a CDS encoding tyrosine-type recombinase/integrase, translating into MSKRKSLVYQFVERLKGMACYGKSKYEAKAEKFAQTKASGVKGWQPIIIDGIYSYETMRSYTKECVSFANWVKNNFAVKDIEVAKTHVDSYLEHRMSNNDSAWTLKLIRSALRKVYNDPNLASNVNLPDRKKEQITRSRGQKAMDKKFSVERNRDLIDFCRATGLRRHELKALKIKDIYRDEDGKLRVEVNQGKGGRPRCVPVIESLESRVLEIISCKDLDSKVIDNIPVRADIHGYRRDYAANYYKELSGKEFNLEGKDTLAMQQVSWALGHNRLDVVTRNYLG; encoded by the coding sequence ATGTCTAAAAGGAAAAGTTTGGTTTATCAGTTTGTTGAAAGATTAAAAGGGATGGCTTGTTATGGTAAATCTAAGTATGAAGCTAAAGCAGAAAAGTTTGCCCAAACTAAAGCAAGTGGTGTAAAAGGATGGCAACCTATCATAATTGATGGGATTTATTCTTACGAAACTATGAGAAGCTATACAAAAGAATGTGTTAGTTTTGCTAATTGGGTTAAGAATAATTTCGCTGTTAAAGATATTGAAGTAGCTAAGACGCATGTTGATTCTTACCTTGAGCATAGAATGAGTAATAATGACTCAGCTTGGACACTTAAGCTAATTAGGTCTGCCTTAAGGAAAGTTTACAATGACCCTAATTTGGCAAGTAATGTTAATTTGCCAGATAGGAAAAAAGAACAAATAACTCGTAGTCGTGGACAAAAAGCTATGGATAAGAAGTTTTCTGTAGAAAGAAACCGAGATTTGATTGATTTTTGTAGAGCTACTGGATTGCGTCGCCATGAACTTAAAGCTTTGAAAATAAAAGATATTTATCGTGATGAAGATGGAAAATTAAGGGTAGAAGTTAATCAAGGTAAAGGTGGTCGTCCTCGTTGTGTTCCTGTTATTGAAAGTTTGGAAAGTAGGGTTTTAGAGATTATTTCATGTAAAGATTTAGACAGTAAAGTTATTGATAATATTCCAGTTAGAGCAGATATTCATGGTTATAGAAGAGATTATGCAGCTAACTACTACAAGGAATTGTCAGGAAAAGAGTTTAATCTTGAAGGAAAAGACACTCTTGCTATGCAGCAAGTTAGTTGGGCATTAGGGCATAATCGTTTAGATGTAGTTACTAGAAATTATCTTGGTTAG
- a CDS encoding response regulator yields MKKILIADDTEEVVDSLQEMLSPYYEVDVARSGFEVLELCEQVDYECVILDINFEYGVSGLEVASTLRSNNNQVSILIFSATGYTQAIRQYVVDIGATFCEKPLDLDFIHKMLRKQENEQDSL; encoded by the coding sequence ATGAAAAAAATTCTTATAGCAGATGATACAGAAGAGGTTGTAGATAGCCTGCAAGAAATGTTGTCACCATATTACGAAGTTGATGTTGCGAGATCTGGTTTTGAAGTATTAGAACTGTGTGAACAGGTAGATTATGAGTGTGTTATTCTCGATATTAATTTTGAATATGGAGTAAGTGGATTAGAAGTTGCATCCACACTACGATCTAATAATAACCAAGTGAGTATTCTAATTTTTAGTGCTACAGGTTATACGCAAGCGATCCGACAATATGTTGTTGACATAGGCGCAACATTTTGCGAGAAGCCATTAGATTTAGACTTCATACATAAAATGCTAAGGAAACAAGAAAATGAGCAAGATTCGCTATAG
- a CDS encoding transposase: MKISFFVICVQTIKIERYHRSLKSECIQKSCLLSLADGCRLLSLYVHHYNCERLHSAIGYISPFDKLLGNAESIFAQRRDKLLFARSLRTVSFSA, translated from the coding sequence ATTTGCGTTCAGACTATCAAAATCGAGAGATATCATAGATCCCTAAAATCTGAGTGTATTCAAAAAAGCTGCCTTCTTTCTTTAGCTGATGGCTGTCGTTTGCTTTCTCTTTATGTTCACCATTATAATTGTGAGCGTTTACACTCTGCTATTGGCTATATTTCTCCTTTTGATAAATTGCTTGGTAATGCTGAATCTATTTTTGCCCAGCGTAGAGATAAACTTCTCTTTGCTCGTTCACTTAGAACTGTTTCATTTTCTGCTTAA
- a CDS encoding N-6 DNA methylase: MQIPNDILKLIKRFEQNYDEYRLPSYNETQVRRDFIDPFFNCLGWDMDNSQGLSEIYREVKHEYRLYTDIKDVPKAPDYCFLVAGERKFFTEAKKPAINLKSDPKPAFQLRRYAWSAKLPVSILTDFEEFVIYDCRVMPKNADEAIVCQILYLSYKEYPDRWEEIYNLFSREAVLAGSLDKYAETLKTKKGTTTVDTAFLQEISNWREMLAHNIAAKNPDLNQRELNIAVQLTIDRLIFLRICEDRGVENYKRLLKLCDSNSLYENLCDVYRQADDRYNSGLFHFQQEKDRLEPPDEFTLKLKIDDDPLSKIITSLYYPNSPYAFSVITVEILGQAYEQFLGKVITISTDHTVSVEEKPEVRKAGGVYYTPIYIVDAIIERTIGEFLKGKTPKQASKLKILDPSCGSGSFLIGAYQCIGSMKNGLRAANKRQS; encoded by the coding sequence ATGCAAATTCCTAATGATATTTTAAAATTAATAAAGCGATTTGAGCAAAACTATGATGAATATCGCTTACCATCCTATAATGAAACTCAAGTGCGTCGGGATTTTATAGATCCATTTTTTAATTGCCTTGGTTGGGACATGGACAATTCACAAGGATTGTCTGAGATTTATCGTGAAGTAAAACATGAATATCGGTTATATACTGATATTAAAGACGTTCCCAAAGCCCCAGACTATTGTTTTTTAGTCGCTGGGGAAAGAAAATTTTTTACTGAAGCTAAAAAACCAGCGATTAACCTGAAAAGTGATCCTAAACCAGCATTTCAACTAAGAAGATATGCGTGGTCAGCAAAATTACCCGTAAGTATTTTGACTGACTTTGAGGAGTTTGTTATTTATGATTGCCGCGTGATGCCTAAAAACGCGGATGAAGCGATTGTTTGCCAAATCCTTTACTTGTCTTATAAAGAGTACCCTGATAGATGGGAAGAAATTTATAACCTATTTTCCCGTGAAGCAGTTTTGGCGGGTTCATTGGATAAGTATGCGGAAACTCTAAAAACTAAAAAAGGCACAACTACGGTTGATACTGCTTTTTTACAGGAGATTTCAAACTGGAGAGAAATGCTTGCTCACAACATCGCGGCGAAGAATCCAGATTTAAACCAACGAGAACTTAATATAGCGGTACAATTGACTATTGACCGTCTTATTTTTTTACGGATATGTGAGGACAGAGGAGTAGAAAATTACAAACGGCTTTTGAAGTTATGTGATAGTAATAGCCTTTATGAAAATCTTTGTGATGTTTATCGGCAAGCTGATGACCGTTATAATTCTGGACTTTTTCACTTTCAACAAGAAAAAGATCGGCTTGAACCACCTGATGAGTTTACACTTAAGCTGAAGATTGACGACGATCCGTTAAGCAAAATTATTACTAGTCTTTATTACCCTAATAGCCCTTACGCTTTTTCGGTCATCACTGTTGAAATTTTAGGACAAGCCTACGAGCAGTTTTTAGGTAAAGTTATCACTATTTCAACGGATCACACTGTATCGGTTGAAGAAAAGCCAGAAGTCAGAAAAGCTGGAGGGGTTTACTACACACCTATCTATATTGTTGACGCTATTATTGAACGTACCATAGGCGAATTTTTAAAAGGAAAGACACCTAAACAAGCAAGCAAACTTAAGATTCTTGATCCTTCTTGTGGTTCAGGTTCTTTTTTAATTGGGGCCTACCAGTGTATTGGTTCAATGAAAAATGGACTTAGAGCAGCTAACAAAAGACAAAGTTAA
- a CDS encoding AAA family ATPase, whose product MNRSILPKSTFELLKGDENSFLYLYVGRIIKFLSESVRKIDQLKEKQNLENTNMLNEDDLSEEAQTSFDDTNTSEFVGEVAGELVLEEIEKTEDEENQRLFLEALLAMESPLNKKILGLMKTVLQFLWARLRVMRVCISIYAGDHVDFAGSFKALSESYSSLLKFRISLLTSQKRKCEITTQTLNKGEMGINIYTKEADQIIHKHQNSIQKISEISSLFEEILQFNPQNKMRELYDLVENYDLRTRYILDKVFSLSKQETQNMFFFSPVEVELRQGKGYRAFHQLSFGQKSGIILKMVLMIPSKHVIIIDQPEDNLDVASIVNMLAPTLQELAKDHQVVIATHSSNLVMGLSGGDLVVLESIGDYGRIKERGSLFKDRQVIREMLDILEGGAETINQKMELYEKFISRVKGAIEDIDIMTIESSFRRRTIDELRNFLQPIISDKALLDFVRHELNQSDYIRIQQNIHDTKQETLLVQCSPDQPLDSLFTKLNKLCTELDKHIIKLKGIIEEIRLMDTQPNFTYVDIYLLLIILRNDYIDKMFGSKFGRKVDITIDSSFQGVLVYADYDHLRLIFRNLLNNALRATESRAIAMKKKSGETLVESIIIEGVINSTNRLVLKFKDNGCGMALEIRKKLYLERCSTKKFGDHGLGGIIIKKLLNINHGSIQILESNQNGSLVGTEQEISLLIHITDLPVK is encoded by the coding sequence ATGAATCGCTCCATTTTACCTAAATCAACTTTTGAGCTTTTGAAAGGCGATGAAAATAGTTTTTTATATTTATACGTAGGACGAATAATTAAGTTTTTATCAGAGTCTGTGAGGAAAATAGATCAGTTAAAGGAAAAACAAAACTTAGAAAATACTAATATGTTGAATGAAGATGATTTGTCAGAAGAAGCGCAAACTAGTTTTGATGATACAAATACAAGTGAATTTGTAGGTGAAGTAGCGGGGGAACTAGTTTTGGAAGAAATTGAAAAAACTGAAGATGAAGAAAATCAGCGATTATTTTTAGAAGCATTGTTGGCAATGGAAAGTCCTTTGAATAAAAAAATATTGGGTTTAATGAAAACTGTACTTCAATTTTTGTGGGCAAGATTGAGAGTAATGAGGGTTTGTATAAGCATTTATGCTGGAGATCATGTTGATTTTGCAGGGTCGTTCAAAGCTTTAAGCGAGAGTTACAGCAGTTTATTAAAGTTTAGAATTAGTTTACTTACATCTCAAAAAAGAAAATGTGAAATAACCACTCAAACTCTGAACAAAGGCGAAATGGGAATAAACATATACACAAAAGAAGCTGATCAAATTATACACAAGCATCAAAACAGTATTCAAAAAATCAGTGAAATATCATCTTTGTTCGAGGAAATTTTACAGTTCAACCCTCAAAATAAAATGAGAGAGTTATATGATTTGGTAGAAAACTATGATTTGAGAACAAGATACATTTTAGATAAAGTTTTCAGTTTAAGTAAACAAGAGACTCAAAATATGTTTTTTTTTAGCCCTGTAGAAGTTGAGTTAAGACAAGGAAAGGGTTATAGAGCTTTTCACCAACTTTCTTTTGGACAAAAAAGTGGGATCATTCTGAAAATGGTACTTATGATTCCTAGTAAACACGTGATAATTATAGACCAACCAGAAGACAATTTAGATGTTGCTTCTATTGTTAATATGTTAGCTCCTACATTGCAAGAGTTGGCGAAGGACCACCAAGTTGTTATTGCAACACATAGTTCTAATTTAGTGATGGGCTTGTCGGGAGGAGATTTAGTTGTACTCGAATCAATAGGGGATTATGGCAGAATTAAAGAAAGAGGTTCTCTGTTTAAGGATCGGCAAGTTATTAGAGAAATGCTTGATATACTAGAAGGCGGGGCGGAGACAATCAATCAGAAAATGGAACTCTATGAAAAGTTTATAAGTAGGGTAAAAGGTGCTATAGAAGACATAGATATTATGACAATAGAGAGTTCTTTTCGCCGACGAACAATAGATGAGTTAAGAAATTTTCTTCAACCAATAATAAGCGATAAAGCTTTGCTAGATTTTGTTCGTCACGAACTTAACCAATCTGACTATATCCGCATTCAACAGAATATTCATGATACAAAACAAGAGACTCTTTTAGTACAATGCTCACCGGATCAGCCTTTAGACAGTCTTTTCACAAAACTCAATAAACTGTGTACAGAACTAGATAAGCATATTATAAAGCTTAAAGGTATAATTGAAGAAATTCGCTTAATGGATACGCAACCCAATTTTACGTATGTTGATATATATTTATTGTTGATCATTTTACGTAATGATTATATTGATAAAATGTTTGGTAGCAAATTTGGTAGAAAGGTTGATATCACAATAGACTCTAGTTTCCAAGGAGTCTTGGTATACGCAGATTATGATCACCTAAGGCTAATATTTAGAAATTTGTTAAACAACGCGCTTAGAGCTACAGAAAGTAGAGCTATAGCAATGAAGAAAAAATCTGGAGAAACACTTGTTGAATCAATAATCATTGAAGGGGTTATTAACTCAACAAACCGGTTGGTTTTAAAGTTTAAAGACAACGGTTGTGGGATGGCACTTGAAATAAGAAAAAAACTTTATTTAGAACGATGTTCTACCAAAAAATTTGGAGATCATGGATTAGGAGGAATTATTATTAAAAAGTTATTAAATATAAATCATGGTAGTATTCAAATACTAGAAAGTAATCAGAATGGAAGTTTAGTAGGTACAGAGCAAGAAATAAGTTTGCTTATTCATATAACGGATCTTCCTGTAAAATAA
- a CDS encoding type II toxin-antitoxin system RelB/DinJ family antitoxin — protein sequence MSKTTFVRARIEPSLKEETENILKELGLSVSEAITLFYKQITFNKGLPFEVKLPNPTTIAAMKDSLEDKNLNTHSNLSELTDKFASID from the coding sequence ATGTCTAAAACAACATTTGTAAGAGCCAGGATAGAACCTTCATTAAAAGAAGAAACTGAAAATATCTTAAAAGAATTAGGCTTAAGTGTATCTGAAGCAATAACACTATTTTATAAGCAAATCACTTTCAATAAAGGTTTGCCATTTGAAGTAAAGCTTCCAAACCCAACTACTATTGCAGCTATGAAAGATTCTTTAGAAGATAAAAATCTAAATACTCACTCTAACTTGTCAGAGTTAACAGATAAATTTGCTTCTATAGACTAA
- a CDS encoding Uma2 family endonuclease, whose protein sequence is MSTNPVKKYSLKEYFEIEKNSDIRYEYSYGQIFAMVGASRNHNRVANAINARLYMQLLNSTCESFMADTRTRVNDDLYYYPDVVIACNAQFQNMEGVDSLVNPILIVEVLSRSTSRFDQDAKFRDYQQIDSLRYYLLVSQYEINCTLFTKGDDNIWTSLIHTGLNDVVTLPLINCSLLMSDIYFRVRFR, encoded by the coding sequence ATGTCAACAAATCCTGTTAAAAAGTACAGCTTAAAAGAATATTTTGAAATTGAGAAAAATTCAGATATTAGATACGAGTATTCTTACGGTCAAATATTTGCGATGGTTGGAGCTAGCAGAAATCATAATAGAGTAGCTAACGCCATAAATGCCAGACTTTACATGCAATTATTAAATAGCACTTGTGAATCATTTATGGCCGACACAAGAACGAGAGTAAATGATGACCTTTATTACTATCCAGATGTAGTTATTGCTTGTAACGCACAGTTTCAAAATATGGAAGGGGTTGATAGTTTAGTTAATCCTATTCTTATTGTTGAAGTTCTCTCAAGATCCACATCAAGATTTGACCAAGATGCTAAGTTTAGAGATTACCAACAAATAGACTCTTTAAGATATTACTTACTAGTATCTCAATATGAAATTAATTGCACTTTATTCACAAAAGGCGATGACAATATTTGGACAAGTTTAATTCACACAGGGCTAAATGATGTAGTAACTTTACCTCTTATTAATTGTAGTTTGTTAATGAGTGACATTTATTTTAGAGTAAGGTTTAGGTAA